In one Hymenobacter sp. DG25B genomic region, the following are encoded:
- a CDS encoding DUF5694 domain-containing protein — translation MYKCLFLLWLVLCGAASPLLAQRPLEVLLVGTSHYNGDPDSAYRPIINKLKAYRPSMVFGEYLSATDAQQAPAGEYVGVPFQRRPQYMKRRELTTAPLTAKVAATARRQLRKKPQLHHQRIDLARHYAFTNDRGNTEYQLFLLEQTFKNDLSPADQAYYLQAFGSADSLRKAAKMVRPLTEYHKIFFPLLQELGQDYIYAMDCQRYSEPFEEASGKAYTQFMALQAAFKQDSTTAQAATFRRIAAIKPAYFAYLEAPATQEATYRAMNMPEMGTLSDQLNFFGDEPLYGAPGFPTQDVQAMKAQWTLRNQGMCDNIVRQARARGASRVVVAVGSAHTMVMQRLLQNMPKVRVITYNDLP, via the coding sequence ATGTATAAATGCTTATTCCTTCTCTGGTTAGTACTGTGCGGCGCGGCCAGCCCGCTGCTTGCCCAAAGGCCCCTGGAAGTGCTGCTGGTGGGTACTTCCCACTACAATGGCGACCCCGACTCCGCGTATCGGCCCATTATTAACAAGCTGAAAGCCTACCGACCCAGCATGGTGTTTGGAGAGTATCTCTCTGCTACCGATGCGCAGCAGGCCCCAGCCGGCGAATATGTAGGGGTGCCTTTCCAGCGCCGCCCGCAATACATGAAGCGCCGGGAGCTAACTACTGCACCACTCACAGCGAAAGTAGCCGCTACGGCCCGACGCCAGCTGCGCAAAAAGCCGCAGCTCCACCACCAGCGCATTGATCTGGCCCGTCACTACGCCTTCACCAACGACCGGGGCAACACTGAGTACCAGCTGTTTTTGCTGGAGCAAACCTTCAAAAATGACCTCAGCCCCGCCGACCAGGCTTACTACCTGCAGGCCTTTGGCTCTGCTGATTCCCTGCGGAAAGCCGCCAAAATGGTGCGTCCGCTCACGGAGTACCACAAAATCTTCTTCCCATTGCTGCAGGAGCTGGGGCAGGACTATATCTATGCCATGGATTGCCAGCGCTACAGTGAGCCCTTTGAGGAAGCCTCCGGCAAGGCATACACCCAGTTTATGGCTTTGCAGGCCGCCTTCAAGCAGGATTCTACTACCGCGCAGGCCGCTACCTTTCGCCGGATTGCCGCCATTAAGCCGGCCTATTTTGCCTATCTGGAGGCCCCGGCCACCCAGGAGGCCACTTACCGGGCCATGAACATGCCCGAAATGGGCACGCTCTCGGATCAGCTGAATTTCTTTGGCGATGAGCCCCTGTACGGCGCGCCGGGCTTTCCTACCCAGGATGTGCAGGCCATGAAAGCCCAGTGGACACTGCGCAACCAGGGTATGTGTGATAATATCGTGCGGCAGGCGCGGGCCCGGGGGGCCAGCCGGGTGGTAGTGGCCGTGGGCTCAGCGCATACTATGGTGATGCAGCGCTTACTGCAAAACATGCCCAAGGTGCGCGTAATCACCTATAACGATCTGCCGTAA
- a CDS encoding TlpA disulfide reductase family protein, with amino-acid sequence MKKILLGLLVAAPFLAYAQNPVPYTLKGKIGKLSAPAKIYLLRGTLVMDSTTFSNGAFELKGTTDIPREAELVVQRNGRLSNAFSGSTDRKRVYLEAAPVVLTSPDSLVHATVKGGAVNQDFQRLEVSRKPLISRIQAMGAEYGKATEQQRQTPEFQERMQAKGAAIFKDYEQAHLAFIKANPASWVSLNTLLQVQQPQYAQVAPLFEALSPALKNSAPARQYGEMLQRIKLVAIGAQAPNFSQKTPDGKIVSLADYRGKYVLVDFWASWCGPCRAENPAVTKVYNEYKGRNFDILGVSLDKDNARDKWVKAIEEDHLTWTQVSDLLGWQNEAARLYQVQGIPQNFLIDPSGKIVATNLRGDALKTTLAQFIK; translated from the coding sequence ATGAAGAAAATTCTGCTGGGGCTTTTAGTCGCCGCCCCCTTTCTGGCGTACGCCCAAAACCCCGTCCCTTACACACTCAAAGGCAAGATTGGGAAGCTCTCTGCCCCGGCTAAAATTTACCTGCTCCGGGGCACGTTGGTAATGGACTCCACCACCTTTAGCAACGGGGCATTTGAGTTGAAGGGCACTACTGATATTCCGAGAGAAGCCGAACTGGTGGTGCAGCGGAACGGCCGGCTCAGCAATGCCTTTTCCGGTTCCACTGACCGCAAACGGGTATATCTGGAGGCGGCTCCCGTGGTGCTCACCAGCCCCGATTCGTTGGTGCATGCCACCGTGAAAGGGGGCGCGGTAAACCAGGACTTTCAGCGGCTGGAAGTCAGCCGGAAACCGCTGATCAGCAGAATACAAGCCATGGGAGCCGAATACGGTAAGGCCACGGAACAGCAGCGCCAAACGCCCGAATTTCAGGAGCGGATGCAGGCGAAGGGAGCCGCTATTTTCAAGGATTACGAACAAGCGCATCTGGCCTTCATCAAAGCCAACCCGGCTTCCTGGGTAAGCCTGAACACGCTTCTGCAGGTTCAGCAGCCGCAGTATGCGCAGGTGGCCCCGCTCTTTGAGGCGCTCAGTCCGGCACTGAAGAACAGCGCGCCTGCCCGCCAGTACGGCGAGATGCTACAGCGCATAAAATTGGTAGCCATTGGCGCCCAGGCGCCTAACTTCTCCCAGAAAACGCCCGACGGCAAAATCGTATCCCTTGCCGACTACCGCGGCAAATACGTGCTGGTAGATTTCTGGGCCTCCTGGTGCGGCCCCTGCCGAGCCGAAAACCCGGCCGTGACCAAGGTGTACAACGAATATAAAGGCCGCAACTTCGATATCCTGGGCGTATCCCTCGACAAAGATAATGCCCGCGACAAATGGGTAAAAGCTATTGAGGAGGACCACCTGACCTGGACGCAGGTATCGGACCTGCTGGGCTGGCAGAACGAGGCCGCCCGGCTCTATCAGGTGCAGGGCATCCCGCAGAATTTCCTGATTGACCCCAGCGGCAAAATAGTGGCCACCAACCTGCGCGGCGATGCGCTGAAGACAACGCTGGCGCAGTTTATCAAGTAA
- a CDS encoding anthrone oxygenase family protein, which yields MKRPFLFASLVVASGLMLTNIYSSIVDAPSWGNNIPYSMDVAREYYKASNPGNFFRIFSPLNQGLGLLCVVLFWKSGRKTRRFLIGAFLLYFLAEGITFQYFYPRNAIMFESGTTDQVMLKNVWQEWSTTNWLRTLVVAAGVVCSALALHRTYTAPKQAELAGA from the coding sequence ATGAAACGCCCCTTCCTTTTCGCCTCGCTCGTGGTTGCCTCGGGCCTCATGCTCACCAACATCTACAGCTCCATAGTAGATGCGCCCTCCTGGGGAAATAACATTCCCTATTCCATGGATGTAGCCCGGGAGTACTACAAAGCTTCAAATCCCGGCAATTTCTTCCGGATATTCTCTCCTCTCAACCAGGGGCTGGGGCTGCTGTGCGTGGTGCTGTTCTGGAAAAGTGGGCGCAAAACCCGCCGGTTTCTTATCGGGGCGTTTCTGCTGTATTTTCTGGCCGAAGGAATCACGTTCCAGTATTTCTACCCCCGCAATGCCATCATGTTTGAATCCGGCACCACGGATCAGGTGATGCTGAAAAATGTGTGGCAGGAGTGGAGTACTACCAACTGGCTCCGGACGCTGGTGGTAGCCGCCGGCGTGGTGTGCTCCGCTTTGGCCCTGCACCGCACCTATACTGCCCCAAAGCAGGCCGAGCTGGCCGGCGCATAG
- a CDS encoding helix-turn-helix domain-containing protein translates to MEAHYYSCAQTRVAPYVTAMWQVQGMPAHQQETILPKGIIELIFSFADPLQLRLNPEAEAQTTPACFISGLTTKPMQLQAPPAQALFGVQLTPLAVRRLLKVPAGAFLNSLIDVRLLNPSFETLANQLAEAATFLRRCVLLEAWVQQRLQQVPAQEAVLSAYLSGASVAAGSVAELADRVCYSPRQLSRKAHELFGLSAEALLRYRRYVGALPALHAPGKSLTSVGLENGFYDQAHFVRDFRHFTGLTPSHYRQQLSERPGHLFR, encoded by the coding sequence ATGGAAGCTCATTACTATTCCTGCGCCCAAACCAGGGTAGCGCCCTACGTAACGGCTATGTGGCAGGTGCAGGGGATGCCCGCGCATCAGCAGGAAACCATTCTGCCCAAAGGCATCATCGAGCTTATTTTCAGCTTCGCAGACCCTTTGCAGCTGCGCTTAAACCCGGAAGCCGAGGCGCAGACTACGCCGGCGTGTTTTATCAGTGGGCTTACCACTAAGCCCATGCAGCTGCAGGCTCCGCCGGCGCAAGCCTTGTTTGGGGTGCAGCTTACGCCACTAGCGGTGCGGAGGCTGTTGAAAGTACCGGCCGGGGCGTTTTTAAACAGCCTGATTGACGTAAGGCTGCTGAATCCGTCCTTTGAAACCCTGGCGAACCAGCTGGCGGAGGCGGCTACGTTTCTGCGGCGGTGTGTGCTGCTGGAAGCCTGGGTGCAGCAACGGCTGCAGCAGGTACCGGCGCAGGAAGCGGTGCTTTCGGCTTATCTCAGCGGCGCGTCGGTAGCGGCGGGGTCGGTGGCGGAACTGGCCGATAGAGTGTGCTACTCGCCGCGGCAGCTTAGCCGTAAGGCCCACGAGCTGTTTGGCCTTTCGGCGGAGGCGTTGCTGCGCTACCGGCGCTACGTGGGCGCCCTGCCGGCGCTGCATGCGCCCGGTAAAAGCCTGACGAGTGTAGGGCTTGAAAATGGCTTCTACGACCAGGCGCACTTTGTTCGGGATTTCCGGCACTTCACCGGGCTTACGCCCAGCCACTACCGGCAGCAACTAAGTGAGCGGCCCGGGCATCTGTTCCGGTAA
- a CDS encoding cupin domain-containing protein — protein MEELLSTRRRVLQLLAATMAGSAVAPVAGWAAPAPLPPGPKPVFIAPGAGRKGHISVNEVVFKLSKDQTSGNLGSAETTLLPGYMGAPPHRHQHFDEVCRVLEGTLSILVGEEVYTVPAGGWHLRPRGIVHSFWNSGPVPVKFIELYLPGGHEAYMQELTTLFENGRTPQPSELDAVARKYDIEFFWDQLPPLLQKYQVRL, from the coding sequence ATGGAAGAACTTCTAAGCACCCGTCGTAGGGTATTACAACTGCTGGCTGCTACTATGGCGGGCAGCGCGGTGGCGCCCGTGGCCGGCTGGGCCGCGCCTGCGCCTTTGCCCCCGGGACCGAAGCCCGTTTTTATTGCCCCGGGCGCTGGCCGCAAGGGGCATATCTCCGTGAACGAGGTAGTATTCAAGCTCAGCAAAGACCAAACGTCCGGTAACTTGGGCAGCGCCGAAACTACCCTGCTTCCCGGCTATATGGGTGCTCCGCCCCATCGCCACCAGCACTTTGATGAGGTATGCCGAGTGCTGGAAGGCACCTTATCTATTTTGGTAGGAGAGGAGGTGTACACGGTGCCCGCGGGCGGCTGGCACCTGCGGCCCCGGGGCATAGTGCACAGCTTCTGGAACAGTGGGCCAGTGCCCGTAAAGTTCATTGAGCTATACCTGCCCGGCGGCCACGAAGCATACATGCAGGAGCTGACCACGCTTTTTGAAAATGGCCGCACGCCCCAGCCCAGCGAGCTAGATGCCGTGGCCCGCAAGTACGACATTGAGTTTTTCTGGGACCAACTGCCGCCTCTTCTGCAGAAGTACCAGGTGCGTTTGTAG
- a CDS encoding NADPH-dependent F420 reductase — MNIGIIGAGHIGSALAVRLTGLGHHVYIANSRGPETLKDVEQKTGAQAVTAEEAARRGTDLIVVTIPLKNIPNLPKDLLASVPRETPIIDTSNYYPMLRDGKIAELETGSLTESEWVQQHLGRPVVKVFNNIYAHHIVEKGQPKGTPGRISLPVASDDAAAKQKVMQLVDELGFDAVDAGTLHQSWRQQPGTPSYGADMPADKLRENLASLGTERTEAQHAEYKANHAQQEKAMAAQGIKL, encoded by the coding sequence ATGAACATCGGAATCATTGGCGCGGGCCATATCGGCAGCGCCCTAGCTGTGCGGCTGACGGGCCTCGGCCACCACGTATACATTGCCAACTCCCGTGGGCCCGAAACCCTCAAAGACGTGGAGCAGAAAACGGGCGCCCAGGCCGTGACGGCAGAGGAAGCCGCCCGGCGCGGCACCGACCTCATCGTGGTAACCATCCCGCTCAAGAACATTCCCAACCTGCCCAAGGACCTGCTGGCCAGTGTGCCCCGCGAGACGCCCATCATCGACACCAGCAACTACTACCCCATGCTGCGCGACGGCAAGATTGCGGAGCTGGAAACCGGCAGCCTGACCGAGAGCGAGTGGGTGCAGCAGCATTTGGGCCGCCCGGTGGTCAAGGTGTTCAACAACATTTACGCCCACCACATCGTGGAGAAAGGCCAGCCCAAGGGCACGCCCGGCCGCATCAGCCTGCCCGTTGCCTCCGACGATGCCGCCGCCAAGCAGAAAGTAATGCAGCTGGTGGACGAGCTGGGCTTCGACGCGGTGGATGCCGGCACCCTGCACCAGTCGTGGCGGCAGCAGCCCGGCACCCCTTCCTATGGCGCCGATATGCCGGCTGATAAGCTGCGCGAGAACCTGGCCAGCCTCGGCACTGAGCGCACCGAGGCCCAGCACGCCGAGTACAAGGCCAACCACGCCCAGCAGGAGAAAGCCATGGCGGCGCAAGGCATCAAGCTGTAA
- a CDS encoding REP-associated tyrosine transposase yields MSDKYQPSDPAGIYFLTMTVVDWVDLFTRGSYKTIIVDSLRYCQQHKGLVLYAWCLMPSHLRLIAAAAPGHSLSAFLRDFKKHTNRELLHGIQHEPESRREWLLHRFAFHAAQTRRVQDYKLWQDGSHAVQLLTPAFARQKLAYVHQNPVADLTVAEPEHYVYSSAAAYAGLPGLLPVELLD; encoded by the coding sequence ATGTCCGATAAATACCAGCCTAGTGACCCTGCGGGCATTTACTTCTTGACCATGACGGTCGTGGATTGGGTGGACCTGTTTACCCGGGGTAGCTATAAAACTATCATTGTGGATAGCCTGCGCTACTGCCAGCAGCACAAGGGACTGGTACTGTACGCGTGGTGCCTGATGCCGAGCCATCTGCGCCTGATTGCAGCAGCGGCTCCAGGCCATAGCCTCTCGGCTTTCCTGCGCGACTTCAAAAAGCATACGAATCGGGAGCTGCTGCACGGTATTCAGCACGAACCGGAAAGCCGCCGCGAATGGCTGCTACACCGCTTCGCCTTTCATGCTGCTCAGACGCGGCGCGTGCAGGATTACAAGCTGTGGCAGGATGGCAGCCATGCCGTACAATTGCTCACGCCAGCCTTTGCCAGGCAAAAACTCGCTTACGTGCATCAGAACCCCGTCGCGGATCTGACAGTGGCCGAGCCGGAACACTATGTATACAGTTCAGCGGCGGCTTATGCCGGGCTGCCGGGCTTGTTGCCGGTAGAACTTCTGGACTAG
- the hutU gene encoding urocanate hydratase has translation MPHSALETPELNLEANSQSSAAKQPTTRPMYYEYKPTETVKAKHGTELRCKTWEAEAALRMLENNLDPAVSLVYDELIVYGGAGRAARNWKEYQTIVKSLKELEADETLLVQSGKAVGVLRTWAHAPRVLIANSNLVPAWSTQEYFDELDRMGLMMYGQMTAGSWIYIATQGILQGTYETLAAVADKHFGGTLAGTATVTAGLGGMSGAQPLAVSMNDGVCLVIEPIDARVKQKVREGYVDEQARDLDHALELMAQYKAERKGWSIGLTGNAATVLPELLARGYKADIVTDQTSAHDLMDYIPEGDITQVLELRKDNPEEFKRQALASIVKHCQAIIDMQAGGAVALDYGNNLRGQAEKGGLKVRDENGQFLYPGFVPGYIRPLFCEGKGPFRWAALSGDPQDILRIDRALLETFPDNKMLARWIEKAQAKVPFIGLPARVCWLGYGEREKFGLVINDLVARGEVSAPIVIGRDHLDCGSVASPNRETEGMKDGSDAVADWPLLNALANTASGADWVSLHNGGGVGIGNSTHSGMVIVATGTPEKAERLRRVLTTDPGMGVFRHADAGYELAQQVAQERGAKIPRVL, from the coding sequence ATGCCGCACTCTGCCCTGGAAACCCCCGAGCTCAACCTCGAAGCCAACAGCCAGTCTTCCGCCGCCAAGCAGCCCACCACCCGGCCCATGTACTACGAGTACAAGCCCACGGAAACCGTGAAGGCCAAGCACGGCACCGAGCTGCGCTGCAAAACCTGGGAAGCCGAGGCAGCCCTGCGCATGCTCGAAAACAACCTCGACCCTGCCGTGAGCCTGGTGTACGACGAGCTGATTGTGTACGGCGGTGCCGGCCGCGCGGCCCGCAACTGGAAGGAGTACCAGACCATTGTTAAAAGCCTGAAAGAGCTGGAAGCCGACGAAACCCTGCTGGTGCAGTCGGGCAAGGCGGTGGGCGTGCTGCGTACCTGGGCCCACGCCCCGCGCGTGCTCATTGCCAATAGCAACCTCGTGCCTGCCTGGAGTACCCAGGAGTACTTCGACGAGCTGGACCGCATGGGCCTGATGATGTACGGGCAGATGACCGCCGGCTCCTGGATTTACATTGCCACCCAGGGCATCCTGCAGGGCACCTACGAAACCCTGGCCGCCGTGGCCGACAAGCACTTCGGCGGCACGCTGGCCGGCACCGCCACCGTTACGGCCGGCCTGGGCGGCATGTCGGGCGCGCAGCCGCTGGCTGTGAGCATGAACGACGGTGTGTGCCTGGTCATCGAGCCCATCGATGCCCGCGTAAAGCAGAAGGTGCGCGAAGGCTACGTGGACGAGCAGGCCCGCGACCTGGACCACGCCCTGGAGCTGATGGCCCAGTACAAAGCCGAGCGCAAAGGCTGGAGCATCGGCCTCACCGGCAACGCCGCCACCGTGCTGCCCGAGCTGCTGGCCCGGGGGTATAAGGCCGACATCGTGACGGACCAAACCTCCGCCCACGACCTGATGGACTACATTCCCGAGGGCGACATCACGCAGGTATTGGAGCTGCGCAAAGACAATCCCGAGGAATTCAAGCGCCAGGCCCTGGCCTCCATCGTGAAGCACTGCCAGGCCATCATCGACATGCAGGCCGGCGGGGCCGTGGCCCTCGACTACGGCAACAACCTGCGCGGACAGGCCGAAAAAGGCGGCCTCAAGGTGCGTGACGAAAACGGCCAGTTTCTCTACCCCGGCTTCGTGCCCGGCTACATTCGCCCGCTGTTCTGCGAGGGCAAAGGTCCCTTCCGCTGGGCCGCCCTCTCCGGCGACCCGCAGGACATCCTGCGCATCGACCGCGCCCTGCTCGAAACCTTCCCCGACAACAAGATGCTGGCCCGCTGGATCGAGAAGGCCCAGGCCAAGGTGCCCTTCATCGGCCTGCCCGCCCGCGTGTGCTGGCTGGGCTACGGCGAGCGGGAGAAGTTCGGCCTGGTTATCAACGACCTGGTGGCCCGTGGCGAAGTGTCGGCCCCCATCGTCATCGGTCGGGACCACCTCGACTGCGGCTCCGTAGCCTCGCCCAACCGCGAAACCGAGGGCATGAAGGACGGCTCCGACGCCGTAGCTGACTGGCCCCTGCTCAACGCCCTGGCCAACACCGCCTCCGGCGCCGACTGGGTTTCCCTGCACAACGGCGGCGGCGTGGGCATCGGCAACAGCACCCACTCCGGCATGGTCATCGTGGCCACCGGCACCCCCGAAAAAGCCGAGCGACTGCGCCGCGTGCTCACCACTGACCCCGGCATGGGCGTGTTCCGCCACGCTGATGCCGGCTACGAGCTGGCGCAGCAGGTAGCCCAGGAGCGTGGGGCGAAAATTCCTAGAGTATTATGA
- a CDS encoding MBL fold metallo-hydrolase has product MDQVATGITQLRIQRFVNLYFVEAGEPGEWVLIDTGLPGSEDTIKKAAAKLFGAESRPKAIFLTHGHLDHAGSALALAEYWQVPIHAHALELPFLTGRAVYPPSDPTVGGSLAFVSRFFPPQSFQFDGHVQALVPDLHEPPFMPGWQCLHVPGHAPGQVAFFRHEDATLLGADAFATTEHDSVPAVLLGIPRISRAGTPFNFNWQQTWQSVAELAHLRPNAIGCGHGPVMRGPHVAEQLLELSTHFPIPKHGRYVHHPARTDENGVEYLPPAPPDTLPAQLALVGGVAALVATAVWWWSSRHRRVRTTQHEWAL; this is encoded by the coding sequence ATGGATCAGGTAGCCACTGGCATTACCCAGCTTCGCATTCAGCGTTTCGTTAATCTGTATTTTGTGGAAGCCGGCGAGCCGGGCGAATGGGTGCTGATTGACACCGGCCTGCCCGGCAGCGAGGACACCATTAAGAAAGCCGCCGCCAAGCTATTTGGCGCCGAGAGCAGGCCCAAAGCCATTTTTCTCACGCACGGGCACCTGGACCACGCCGGCTCTGCCCTGGCCCTGGCCGAGTATTGGCAGGTACCCATTCATGCCCACGCGCTGGAGCTGCCCTTCCTCACGGGCCGGGCCGTTTACCCACCCTCCGACCCCACTGTGGGCGGCTCCCTGGCCTTTGTCTCCCGGTTTTTCCCGCCCCAGTCGTTTCAGTTTGATGGCCATGTGCAGGCGCTGGTGCCCGACCTGCACGAGCCGCCCTTTATGCCCGGCTGGCAGTGCCTGCACGTGCCCGGCCATGCCCCCGGCCAGGTAGCTTTTTTCCGCCACGAAGACGCTACCCTGCTGGGGGCCGATGCCTTTGCCACCACTGAGCACGACTCCGTGCCCGCGGTGCTGCTGGGCATTCCGCGCATCAGCCGGGCCGGTACGCCGTTCAATTTTAACTGGCAGCAAACCTGGCAATCGGTAGCGGAGCTGGCGCACCTGCGGCCTAATGCCATTGGCTGCGGACACGGCCCGGTCATGCGCGGCCCCCATGTGGCCGAGCAGCTGCTGGAACTCTCCACCCACTTTCCCATTCCCAAGCACGGCCGCTACGTGCATCACCCCGCCCGCACCGATGAAAACGGGGTAGAATACCTCCCTCCGGCCCCACCCGATACCCTGCCCGCCCAACTGGCCCTGGTGGGTGGGGTGGCCGCCCTGGTAGCCACGGCCGTGTGGTGGTGGAGCTCCCGCCACCGCCGCGTGCGAACCACGCAACACGAGTGGGCACTGTAA
- a CDS encoding DUF4097 family beta strand repeat-containing protein has product MKTTCFALFLSLAAFSATAQTAPAFTSTCHERNSSGSNKHFCETRDLNMAAPAASGTLTIDGRANGGITVRGWDGSEVRVRAIVTTWAKSEQEARQRASAISISTKNDKLRAEGPSSPLGDNWAVSYEVLVPRQTAVAMNTVNGGISIDGMQSNIKFDAVNGGVSLANVGGYVKGSTTNGGLHIKLAGAKWEGKGLDVATTNGGITWELPKNYSARLYTSTNMGGISGDLPVTKTGMMSKEVTASLGQGGAPVKAVTTNGGIKVNQQ; this is encoded by the coding sequence ATGAAAACTACCTGCTTTGCTCTGTTCCTCAGCTTGGCCGCCTTCTCCGCTACCGCCCAAACGGCGCCGGCCTTTACCAGCACCTGCCACGAGCGAAATTCCTCCGGCTCCAACAAGCATTTCTGCGAAACCCGCGACCTGAATATGGCCGCTCCCGCCGCCTCCGGCACCCTAACCATTGATGGGCGCGCCAACGGCGGCATTACAGTGCGCGGCTGGGATGGCAGTGAGGTGCGCGTGCGGGCCATAGTAACGACCTGGGCCAAATCGGAGCAGGAGGCGCGCCAGCGGGCTTCCGCCATCAGCATCAGTACTAAAAACGATAAACTGCGCGCCGAAGGCCCTTCCAGCCCGCTGGGAGATAACTGGGCCGTAAGCTATGAGGTGCTGGTGCCCCGCCAAACCGCGGTGGCCATGAATACCGTGAATGGCGGTATCAGCATTGATGGGATGCAGTCCAACATTAAGTTTGATGCGGTGAATGGCGGGGTTTCCCTAGCCAATGTAGGGGGCTATGTAAAAGGCAGCACCACCAATGGCGGCCTGCACATTAAACTGGCCGGCGCTAAGTGGGAAGGCAAAGGGCTGGATGTAGCTACCACCAATGGGGGCATTACCTGGGAGCTACCCAAAAACTACTCGGCCCGGCTGTACACCAGCACTAATATGGGCGGTATCAGCGGCGACCTGCCCGTTACCAAAACCGGCATGATGAGCAAGGAAGTAACCGCCAGCCTCGGCCAAGGGGGCGCCCCGGTGAAAGCCGTAACTACCAACGGCGGTATCAAAGTCAACCAGCAATAA
- a CDS encoding arginase family protein: MPTFLRELIRPAAELPQADVCLVGLPLDFGTVLEGGRAGAAGAPDAIRRELRRYHKTYNLEHHISLDHLRLADAGNLSLRHVSHTDNHETIRQGLAELLRRYPVVVVLGGSHDGTYSTVRGLYDAEGGKPLGGINLDAHADVKHRPDLISSGTPFGKLLREGQLEGPRFTELGLHSNLNTLADIDFLRAQMAHITPLAQVQKAGMEPAMLEALHQATATGPAFVSFDIDGVAEAYAPAVSAPSADGFTPRQAVEAAFLAGQNPFVRLFEVVELNPVFDRDNQTARLAATIITAFLTGVAGRLEKP, encoded by the coding sequence ATGCCCACTTTTCTCCGTGAACTTATCCGCCCCGCCGCCGAGCTGCCCCAGGCCGACGTCTGCCTGGTAGGCCTGCCCCTCGATTTTGGTACTGTGCTGGAAGGCGGCCGCGCCGGGGCTGCTGGCGCCCCCGATGCCATTAGGCGGGAGCTGCGCCGCTACCACAAAACCTACAACCTGGAGCACCACATTTCGCTGGACCACCTGCGCCTGGCCGATGCCGGCAACCTGTCCCTGCGCCATGTCAGCCATACGGATAACCATGAAACCATCCGCCAGGGGCTGGCCGAATTACTGCGCCGGTACCCGGTGGTAGTGGTGCTGGGTGGCTCCCACGATGGCACCTATAGCACCGTGCGCGGCCTTTATGATGCTGAAGGCGGCAAGCCCCTGGGCGGCATTAACCTGGATGCTCACGCCGATGTGAAGCACCGGCCCGACCTGATCAGCAGCGGTACGCCCTTCGGGAAGCTGCTGCGCGAAGGCCAGTTGGAGGGCCCGCGCTTTACGGAGCTGGGTCTGCATTCCAACCTGAATACGCTGGCGGATATAGATTTTCTGCGGGCTCAGATGGCGCACATCACGCCCCTGGCCCAGGTGCAAAAAGCCGGGATGGAGCCCGCCATGCTGGAAGCCCTGCACCAGGCCACCGCCACCGGCCCCGCATTCGTGAGCTTTGATATAGATGGCGTGGCCGAAGCCTATGCGCCGGCCGTGTCGGCGCCCAGCGCCGATGGATTTACCCCGCGTCAGGCCGTAGAAGCCGCTTTCCTGGCGGGCCAGAACCCCTTTGTGCGCCTGTTTGAAGTAGTTGAGCTGAACCCCGTTTTCGACCGCGACAACCAGACTGCCCGCCTGGCCGCTACCATCATCACGGCTTTCCTGACGGGAGTAGCCGGCCGGCTGGAGAAACCCTAG